The following are encoded together in the Planctobacterium marinum genome:
- a CDS encoding TonB-dependent receptor plug domain-containing protein → MKKRLLATCVIIALSGTSSFAHAVAPLQQEDEFNDDYLDDEFGDDQFGDFYGSDEFISIATGTQQTIDKAPAVASVITAEQIKQSGARNLIDALKMVPGLNISRSSQAMAPKFNFRGITSTYTPQTLLMLNGVPTTSTVRGDNQIVWGEYPVKGISRIEIIRGPGSALYGADAFAGVINIITKSADDILNTELGAGAGSFDTRNGWFNTSFTQGEFKAGLSVEYLSSDGSDEIIEQDAQTPLDALAQQLFELPSVSLAPGQTQLSFESLDISLNAEYEAFKISLSHQDRSDVGTGQGIADALDTSGRFSGIKQMFDLVHETDTLASNWKFRSHFNYFKSSQEVEENVVLLPPGTLFGAFPQGVIGNPGYKEDATTIEFRGDYSGIENRLITLGGGYREQDLYEVTVSKNFFPDLSPNPAGIVDVTDTPEVFIPEFDRNNTFVFIQDIWKIAPDWELTSGLRYDNYSDFGSTLNPRVSLVWSTSLKSTTKFLYGRAFRAPSFAELLTVNNPVALGNSNIEPETIDSIEIAYSYRHSDKHTSSINIFHYKINDFITFVPDDGASTATAQNVGERTGFGLEAETGFNVHENISIKANYSFVEAEDDLVNDDVGDYPNHQLKAEMLWQINSDWSLLTAAHFIGERERSHFDQREALDGYTDLGIHLYYENNDGWQLSLAVNNLLDEDIREPSVGPSTEGGSVNIPNDLPLAGINFMFRVSKTL, encoded by the coding sequence ATGAAAAAAAGATTACTGGCAACCTGTGTCATCATAGCCCTGTCTGGAACATCTTCCTTCGCGCATGCCGTTGCGCCGTTACAGCAGGAAGATGAATTCAATGACGATTACCTTGATGATGAATTTGGTGACGACCAATTCGGTGATTTTTATGGTAGTGATGAATTCATCAGTATTGCCACAGGTACGCAACAAACCATAGATAAAGCTCCCGCTGTTGCCTCCGTGATTACTGCAGAACAAATCAAACAGAGTGGTGCGCGCAATTTAATTGACGCTTTAAAAATGGTGCCGGGTCTAAATATCAGCCGCAGTAGTCAAGCCATGGCACCTAAATTCAATTTTAGAGGCATAACCTCAACGTACACGCCACAAACGCTATTGATGTTAAACGGTGTTCCAACTACCAGTACTGTCCGTGGTGATAACCAGATTGTTTGGGGGGAGTACCCAGTAAAAGGTATATCCAGAATAGAAATTATTCGCGGGCCTGGTTCAGCATTGTATGGGGCAGATGCCTTCGCTGGCGTCATCAATATTATCACTAAGTCTGCAGACGATATTCTAAACACCGAGCTAGGCGCAGGGGCTGGCTCGTTCGATACCCGAAATGGCTGGTTCAACACCAGCTTTACTCAAGGTGAATTCAAAGCGGGACTTTCAGTAGAATACTTGTCTTCTGATGGTTCAGATGAAATCATCGAACAAGATGCGCAAACCCCTTTAGATGCACTGGCTCAACAACTATTTGAATTACCATCCGTCTCTCTTGCTCCGGGCCAAACTCAGCTGAGTTTTGAATCATTAGACATTTCTTTAAATGCCGAATATGAGGCTTTCAAAATTTCTCTTAGTCATCAAGACAGGTCAGATGTTGGAACGGGGCAAGGGATTGCTGATGCTTTGGATACATCGGGTCGTTTTTCCGGCATTAAACAAATGTTTGATCTTGTCCATGAAACCGATACATTAGCGAGCAATTGGAAGTTCAGAAGCCACTTTAACTATTTCAAGAGTTCACAAGAAGTTGAAGAAAATGTTGTTCTCCTGCCGCCAGGCACTCTTTTTGGGGCTTTCCCTCAAGGCGTCATAGGTAATCCTGGCTACAAAGAAGATGCGACTACAATTGAGTTTCGGGGGGATTATTCAGGAATAGAAAATCGCCTGATTACACTAGGAGGCGGTTACAGGGAACAAGATCTTTATGAAGTCACGGTAAGTAAAAACTTTTTTCCAGATCTCAGTCCAAACCCCGCGGGAATTGTTGATGTAACAGATACACCAGAGGTGTTTATTCCTGAGTTTGACCGCAATAACACATTTGTTTTTATACAAGATATCTGGAAAATTGCACCTGACTGGGAATTAACGTCAGGTCTGCGCTATGACAATTATTCTGATTTTGGTTCGACGCTTAATCCGAGAGTTTCACTAGTTTGGTCTACAAGCTTAAAGTCTACTACCAAATTTCTATATGGCCGCGCTTTTCGGGCACCAAGTTTTGCTGAATTACTCACTGTGAATAATCCGGTAGCTCTTGGTAATTCAAATATTGAGCCTGAAACAATCGATTCCATAGAAATCGCTTATAGTTATCGACACAGTGATAAACACACATCTAGCATCAACATTTTTCACTACAAAATAAACGATTTTATCACTTTTGTTCCAGATGACGGTGCTTCTACAGCGACGGCACAAAACGTGGGAGAAAGGACAGGATTTGGCCTTGAAGCAGAAACGGGGTTTAATGTTCATGAAAACATTTCGATTAAGGCAAACTATTCTTTCGTAGAAGCAGAAGATGATTTGGTCAATGATGACGTTGGGGATTACCCCAATCACCAATTAAAAGCCGAAATGTTGTGGCAGATAAACTCAGACTGGAGTTTACTCACCGCTGCACATTTTATTGGTGAGCGAGAAAGAAGCCATTTTGATCAACGAGAAGCATTAGATGGTTATACCGACTTGGGAATTCATTTGTACTATGAAAACAATGATGGCTGGCAGTTGTCCTTAGCTGTTAACAACCTTCTAGATGAGGATATTCGGGAGCCAAGTGTTGGCCCGAGTACAGAAGGTGGTAGCGTTAATATTCCAAATGACCTTCCCTTAGCTGGGATTAACTTCATGTTTAGAGTATCCAAAACACTATGA
- a CDS encoding DUF1414 domain-containing protein yields the protein MPQQSKYSNEQFENLFQDIIVALEKHNPSPDLAMMVLGNSLTHVLTTQVAEDIRTEMAEKFCQVLLSSVKK from the coding sequence ATGCCACAACAATCTAAATATTCTAACGAGCAATTTGAGAACCTGTTTCAAGACATCATAGTCGCACTGGAAAAGCACAACCCCTCTCCCGATTTAGCTATGATGGTGCTTGGTAATAGCCTCACCCACGTACTTACCACACAAGTTGCTGAAGATATCCGTACAGAAATGGCAGAAAAGTTTTGCCAGGTGCTATTAAGTAGCGTAAAAAAGTAA
- a CDS encoding sensor histidine kinase, with protein MNQVSEQTKISNARAEHGDSMSIRRQLLAYIVAGVFVLLVLFSITISWLAGKETSKLTINNAQQVARALAQQSVLALLTESEENASTALDQVMSFPDVSGAGLVTLDGEIFGWRGDARGEQYFRNFDWQNTRSYLILEEDESNWFVASAVILTDNDGNSETELFEATEEKLGYAILSFSKETLTQINRDIILTIAITGGIAVIGLILIVGGAIQRQLAPLQELSEVMAYNHETGEHKLAKVQGAKEVEQMANSFNAMMLTLDEQDERLRNQRDQLEAEVKIRTAELTVARDAALTSSRHKSEFLANMTHELRTPIQSIIGYVDLVKEEAENEGQFDMVTDLDKVTRNADRLLGMINCLLDLSKIEAGRMELNLSSTYLKDLLQDLSEATAPLFPRNNNKFLLDNHSDNPILRIDSEKLLQVLINLVSNACKFTERGTVTLRVENTHSEINFSVIDTGIGIPADQLAKIFDQFQQVDSGETRRFGGTGLGLAISKQFCELMGAKIKVESIEGEGSCFTVKLPMS; from the coding sequence ATGAACCAGGTCAGTGAACAAACCAAGATAAGTAACGCAAGAGCAGAGCATGGCGACTCTATGAGTATTCGTCGGCAACTGCTTGCTTATATCGTTGCCGGTGTTTTCGTGCTGTTGGTATTGTTCAGTATCACTATCAGTTGGCTGGCGGGTAAAGAAACCAGCAAACTAACCATTAATAATGCTCAGCAAGTCGCACGGGCACTGGCACAACAATCAGTACTGGCATTACTTACAGAGTCGGAAGAAAATGCCAGCACAGCCCTTGACCAGGTAATGTCCTTTCCAGACGTATCTGGCGCGGGCCTTGTGACATTGGATGGTGAAATTTTCGGTTGGCGAGGCGATGCTCGTGGAGAGCAATATTTCAGAAATTTTGATTGGCAAAATACCCGTAGCTATCTGATTCTGGAAGAAGATGAGAGTAATTGGTTTGTTGCCTCTGCGGTTATTTTGACCGATAACGATGGCAACAGTGAAACAGAGCTATTTGAAGCCACCGAAGAAAAACTTGGCTATGCCATACTCTCATTCAGTAAGGAAACGCTGACCCAAATAAACCGCGATATAATATTGACCATTGCAATTACCGGTGGAATTGCAGTGATAGGTTTGATACTCATTGTAGGTGGCGCTATCCAACGCCAGCTCGCGCCATTGCAGGAACTCTCTGAAGTTATGGCGTACAACCATGAAACAGGCGAGCACAAACTAGCGAAGGTGCAAGGCGCCAAAGAAGTGGAACAAATGGCGAATTCTTTTAACGCCATGATGCTGACCCTGGATGAGCAGGATGAAAGGCTCAGAAACCAAAGAGACCAACTGGAAGCTGAAGTTAAGATACGCACCGCAGAGTTAACGGTTGCCCGTGATGCAGCCCTGACCAGCAGCCGTCATAAATCCGAGTTCCTGGCAAACATGACCCATGAACTACGCACCCCAATTCAATCTATTATTGGTTATGTCGACCTGGTAAAAGAAGAGGCCGAAAATGAAGGTCAATTTGATATGGTCACAGACCTTGATAAGGTAACTCGTAATGCCGACCGATTACTGGGCATGATAAATTGCTTGTTGGATCTCTCGAAAATCGAAGCAGGACGTATGGAGCTGAACTTATCCAGTACTTACCTAAAAGATTTACTGCAAGATCTTTCCGAAGCCACGGCTCCCCTATTCCCCCGAAATAACAATAAATTTCTGTTGGATAATCATTCCGACAACCCAATCTTACGGATAGACAGTGAAAAGTTATTGCAGGTGCTGATAAATCTGGTGTCCAATGCCTGCAAATTTACCGAGCGGGGTACGGTTACCTTGCGGGTGGAAAATACACATAGCGAAATAAATTTTAGCGTTATTGATACCGGTATCGGTATACCTGCAGATCAGTTGGCGAAAATATTCGATCAGTTTCAACAGGTAGACAGTGGCGAAACGCGTCGCTTTGGTGGTACCGGACTGGGGCTCGCCATTTCCAAACAATTCTGTGAGTTAATGGGCGCAAAAATCAAAGTGGAGAGTATCGAAGGTGAAGGCAGTTGCTTTACCGTTAAATTACCTATGAGTTAA
- a CDS encoding DUF3413 domain-containing protein gives MILTETPKRQLVSKLVTWGHWFTLCNIIVAICIAGIYLFSSALPETLLGLFYLLANWFSHIGFLTFFGFVILVLPLCYLYPNSRFLRAWASVVAAFGLAFLAFDALLYTRQGMHFSPYSAEFIRQQTDTVLAGLKGHQILFLIVSFFVWLLFQLLIANSLWHRIERLQKFRFGLPISGAFVALFMFSHIVHVWADANLYQPVMKQDNMFPLSYPATAKTLMSKYGLLDIEQYRAKKRLQFDNQFERVTYPKSSLFCAADNDENTVLLLIEATNENPHIALPPGSQTRILPYHFDLSSSSVSSVKTALYGLPETFHNNIANVSPILLQVLSGSNKTVYGYTENETLKQFFADNNVTPLDSPENMLKNDIQPGLSILHVNVEQAEKWLDQKAESQPYFASVVSADNKVFAATNLPIHKNNPLSSHQDIAPTLLNYLGCHIADELHSTGQNLLLSGRNWIVSNQQNKIIILHNNLRTEIDPSGNYQLYSLDGELQNNTELNIPLLGQAIKLLSSFSEK, from the coding sequence ATGATTTTGACAGAAACGCCCAAACGGCAACTGGTAAGTAAACTGGTTACCTGGGGACATTGGTTTACCCTTTGCAACATTATTGTCGCTATTTGCATAGCCGGAATTTATTTGTTTAGCAGTGCATTGCCGGAAACACTATTGGGTTTATTTTATTTGCTGGCAAACTGGTTTAGCCACATCGGATTTCTGACTTTCTTCGGCTTCGTTATCCTCGTACTTCCCCTCTGCTACCTCTACCCTAACAGCCGATTTCTGCGGGCATGGGCATCAGTAGTTGCGGCTTTTGGGTTAGCGTTTTTAGCATTTGACGCTTTATTATACACCCGCCAGGGAATGCACTTTAGCCCCTATTCAGCAGAGTTTATCAGACAACAAACCGATACTGTTTTAGCCGGTTTAAAAGGCCATCAAATTCTGTTTTTGATCGTTTCGTTTTTTGTCTGGTTGCTGTTTCAACTACTTATTGCCAATTCTCTATGGCATCGCATTGAGCGACTGCAAAAATTCAGGTTCGGATTGCCAATTAGCGGCGCATTTGTGGCATTGTTCATGTTTAGTCACATCGTACATGTCTGGGCAGACGCGAATTTGTATCAACCCGTCATGAAGCAAGACAATATGTTTCCGCTGTCCTATCCGGCGACGGCTAAAACCTTGATGTCGAAATACGGCCTACTCGATATAGAACAATATCGCGCTAAAAAACGACTGCAATTTGATAATCAGTTCGAACGGGTAACCTATCCCAAAAGCTCACTTTTTTGCGCTGCGGACAATGATGAAAATACTGTCTTGCTATTGATTGAAGCGACAAACGAAAATCCTCATATCGCATTACCCCCGGGCAGTCAGACAAGGATTCTACCGTACCACTTTGATCTTTCATCCTCTTCGGTTTCCAGCGTAAAAACTGCATTGTATGGTTTACCAGAAACCTTTCACAATAACATTGCTAATGTTTCGCCCATTCTGTTGCAGGTTCTGTCTGGCTCAAACAAAACGGTTTATGGCTATACCGAAAATGAGACTTTAAAACAGTTCTTCGCAGACAATAATGTCACACCGCTAGACAGCCCGGAAAACATGTTAAAAAATGATATCCAACCGGGATTAAGCATCCTACATGTCAATGTTGAGCAAGCCGAAAAATGGTTGGACCAAAAAGCTGAATCTCAGCCTTACTTTGCGTCAGTTGTATCTGCTGATAACAAAGTATTTGCCGCGACTAATTTGCCAATTCACAAAAATAATCCTCTCTCTTCGCACCAGGATATAGCTCCTACGTTGCTTAATTACCTTGGCTGCCACATTGCAGACGAACTGCATTCAACTGGCCAAAACCTGCTATTGTCAGGTAGGAACTGGATTGTTAGTAATCAGCAAAACAAAATTATTATCTTGCATAATAATCTAAGAACGGAAATTGATCCCTCAGGTAATTACCAGTTGTACAGTTTAGACGGCGAGTTACAAAACAACACGGAACTGAATATTCCGTTATTAGGGCAAGCAATAAAACTATTGAGTAGTTTTAGCGAAAAATGA
- a CDS encoding SDR family oxidoreductase, which translates to MSEFNDKVVLITGATSGIGKTTAHMFADKGAKVVVSGRRAEQGASVVDEIINSGGIARFIQCDVSNEQQVAALIEQTVSSFGKLDIVFNNAGIGGKIAPLHELTESEWCQTQDINLKGVWLCLKYQIKQFLAQGKGNYSIVNMASLWGTGASNFGAATYTASKHGVIGLTKSAALEYADSGIRVNAICPAWVPTEANSAVLDNPEMRAQIASMHPIGRLGTQEEIASCVMWLSSAGAGFITGQDILADGGISARR; encoded by the coding sequence ATGAGTGAATTTAATGACAAAGTAGTATTAATCACTGGCGCGACGTCTGGAATTGGCAAGACTACGGCTCATATGTTCGCAGACAAGGGAGCCAAAGTAGTTGTTTCAGGCAGAAGAGCAGAACAAGGCGCTTCTGTCGTTGATGAGATTATAAATAGTGGAGGTATTGCAAGGTTTATTCAATGTGATGTCAGTAATGAGCAACAAGTTGCAGCCCTCATAGAGCAAACAGTATCCAGTTTCGGCAAGCTAGATATCGTTTTCAACAATGCAGGTATTGGTGGCAAGATTGCACCACTGCACGAACTAACTGAATCAGAATGGTGCCAAACCCAAGATATTAACCTGAAAGGGGTTTGGCTGTGCCTTAAATATCAGATCAAACAATTTCTTGCTCAAGGTAAAGGCAATTATTCAATTGTAAACATGGCTTCACTATGGGGAACAGGAGCCAGCAATTTTGGCGCGGCCACCTACACGGCCAGTAAACACGGCGTTATCGGTTTAACCAAATCAGCGGCACTTGAATATGCCGACTCAGGGATTCGGGTCAATGCAATCTGTCCAGCTTGGGTTCCAACAGAAGCAAACTCCGCAGTTCTCGACAATCCAGAAATGCGCGCACAAATTGCCTCGATGCACCCTATAGGCAGACTTGGTACCCAAGAAGAGATAGCTTCATGTGTTATGTGGCTTTCTAGTGCGGGGGCAGGTTTTATAACAGGTCAGGATATACTGGCCGATGGGGGAATTTCGGCCAGACGTTGA
- the yejK gene encoding nucleoid-associated protein YejK — MSAIINHFVVHQLVNDGEKLAVKARNDLFDVGADIELFVQQLSQSYNNKPVKGIGGFVEDEEQQEFKRLLAGLIAGDSGFLPFSVQLCDRLVNAMVETGTPEAGFVVVAQYQYLATDYLMVALLDTKEHVEINPQLNLTVSNHLDLAKMQLAARIDLSQYQSTPELNRYISFIKGRAGRKISDFFMIFLGCAEEVDIKQQNKLLLDKVEQYMETEQFAPEEKQQKREELATYYKEQIDSGEDIVVEDVAKTLAMADQTQDFHAFTQQAEEALESAFQGDKSSIKTLSKFTGQGGGISVSFERKLLGDRVAYNPETDTLMIKGVPPNLKDQLNKWKD, encoded by the coding sequence ATGTCAGCAATAATAAATCACTTTGTCGTGCATCAACTTGTCAATGATGGAGAGAAACTCGCTGTAAAAGCGCGTAACGATCTGTTTGATGTGGGGGCCGATATCGAGCTATTTGTACAGCAGCTAAGTCAAAGTTATAACAACAAACCAGTTAAAGGCATTGGCGGATTTGTTGAGGATGAAGAACAGCAAGAGTTTAAAAGGTTACTCGCTGGTTTGATTGCCGGTGACAGTGGCTTTTTGCCATTTTCGGTGCAGCTTTGCGACAGACTGGTAAACGCCATGGTGGAGACCGGGACACCCGAAGCGGGTTTTGTTGTGGTTGCACAATACCAGTATCTGGCAACGGATTATCTGATGGTGGCACTTCTGGATACCAAAGAGCATGTCGAAATTAATCCGCAATTGAATCTCACGGTTTCTAATCACCTTGATTTGGCCAAGATGCAACTGGCGGCTCGAATTGATTTATCCCAGTATCAATCAACACCAGAACTGAATCGTTATATCAGTTTTATCAAGGGCCGGGCGGGACGAAAAATCTCCGATTTTTTCATGATTTTCTTGGGCTGCGCAGAAGAGGTAGATATTAAGCAGCAGAATAAATTATTGCTGGATAAAGTTGAGCAGTACATGGAAACCGAGCAATTTGCTCCGGAAGAGAAGCAACAAAAGCGAGAAGAATTAGCCACCTATTACAAAGAACAAATAGATTCAGGCGAAGACATAGTAGTTGAAGACGTGGCAAAAACCTTGGCGATGGCCGACCAAACCCAAGACTTTCACGCCTTTACACAACAGGCTGAAGAAGCTTTAGAAAGTGCATTTCAGGGAGATAAAAGCAGTATCAAAACCCTGAGTAAATTCACCGGGCAAGGTGGCGGGATCAGTGTGAGCTTTGAACGCAAGTTGTTGGGCGACCGTGTGGCTTATAATCCGGAAACCGACACCTTGATGATTAAAGGCGTGCCGCCTAATTTGAAAGACCAGCTCAATAAGTGGAAGGATTAA
- a CDS encoding ABC transporter substrate binding protein, whose protein sequence is MARDKLAVVYPEVPSPANLVFEEIIAGIEASHPQNLLIRAISRTESPDESLAWVNEQQPDMLIALGKRGYRIAKYIYKERPVAIGALPIRPNGISGISLLADPGILFDSLKNLAPDISVINVVYSPSSRWLMSIAAEEAAEKGLELKPTEVKNIKEAISTYDALLKEIDPSKEAVWVPVDKITAHEQVILPSLLEKSWEQNLVLFSSKPAHAKRGALFSVFPDNQALGQQLVKMVTQIYQSHNETGVVPLQDMKLAVNLRTAAHLGFDYKSQQKEQFHLTFPQ, encoded by the coding sequence ATGGCAAGGGACAAGCTGGCCGTGGTCTATCCCGAAGTCCCCTCACCCGCTAATCTGGTTTTTGAAGAAATAATAGCCGGCATTGAGGCAAGTCATCCACAAAACCTCCTTATCAGAGCCATATCCAGAACTGAATCCCCTGACGAATCACTGGCATGGGTTAACGAACAACAACCAGATATGCTGATTGCCTTAGGCAAGCGTGGTTACCGCATTGCAAAATATATCTACAAGGAGCGTCCTGTGGCGATAGGCGCCCTTCCCATCAGACCCAATGGTATTTCTGGCATATCCTTATTGGCCGATCCCGGGATACTATTCGACTCTCTAAAAAACCTTGCACCGGATATTTCCGTTATCAATGTTGTGTACAGCCCAAGTAGCCGTTGGCTAATGTCTATTGCAGCTGAAGAAGCGGCGGAAAAAGGACTGGAATTAAAACCTACAGAAGTCAAAAACATTAAAGAAGCTATCAGCACTTATGATGCTCTGCTCAAAGAAATCGACCCCTCAAAGGAAGCTGTATGGGTACCGGTTGATAAAATAACCGCCCATGAACAGGTGATACTACCCAGTCTTCTGGAAAAGTCTTGGGAACAAAATCTGGTTCTTTTTTCCAGTAAACCTGCCCATGCTAAACGAGGTGCGTTGTTCTCAGTTTTTCCGGATAATCAAGCGTTGGGCCAACAACTCGTTAAGATGGTCACACAAATCTATCAGTCGCACAATGAAACTGGCGTTGTGCCACTGCAAGATATGAAGTTGGCTGTAAATCTCAGAACTGCAGCTCACCTGGGATTTGACTACAAATCTCAACAAAAAGAACAATTCCATCTGACCTTCCCACAGTAG
- a CDS encoding 6-carboxytetrahydropterin synthase, whose protein sequence is MHLFVNDLTVMDFSYLCPKRGMVGESWIVDVILNGALNEESMVLDFGKVKKELKYLIDEYVDHKLLVPAEHSYVRLGNQHNNDNVIVNFERPGKQIMLSCPPEAYAFIYTQEITMESVSQYLKEIIATHLPENVDDITLSLRTEVIDGAYYHYTHGLKKHDGNCQRIAHGHRSKILVKLDDRFDEKWQRYWANRWSDIYIGTTEDCVTPEQLSKGLQPIAPEGDYYYFAYESSQGEFELIIPKSETELVETDSTVECLAQYLANEQQRMTPDSKVEIVAFEGVGKGAIAYA, encoded by the coding sequence ATGCATTTATTTGTAAACGATCTGACCGTAATGGATTTTTCATATCTTTGTCCTAAAAGGGGCATGGTGGGAGAAAGTTGGATCGTCGATGTGATACTAAACGGTGCACTGAACGAAGAAAGTATGGTGTTGGATTTCGGCAAGGTTAAAAAAGAGCTGAAGTATCTGATAGACGAATATGTTGATCACAAGCTATTGGTGCCTGCTGAGCACAGCTATGTTCGACTGGGCAATCAACATAACAATGACAACGTGATTGTCAATTTTGAGCGCCCGGGTAAACAGATCATGTTGAGTTGTCCACCGGAAGCCTACGCATTTATCTATACGCAAGAGATTACTATGGAGTCGGTGAGCCAATATTTGAAAGAAATCATCGCCACTCATCTGCCTGAAAACGTCGACGATATCACTTTGTCATTGCGCACTGAGGTAATCGATGGCGCCTATTATCATTATACCCACGGGTTAAAAAAGCATGACGGTAATTGTCAGCGCATTGCCCATGGACATCGTTCTAAAATATTGGTGAAGCTGGATGATAGGTTTGATGAGAAGTGGCAACGGTATTGGGCAAATCGCTGGAGTGATATATACATAGGCACTACGGAAGACTGTGTAACACCTGAGCAATTGTCTAAAGGTTTGCAACCAATCGCTCCTGAAGGTGACTACTATTATTTTGCTTACGAGTCCTCCCAAGGCGAATTTGAACTCATCATTCCCAAAAGCGAAACGGAATTAGTGGAAACTGATTCCACAGTGGAGTGTCTGGCGCAATATCTGGCAAATGAACAACAGCGCATGACGCCGGACTCTAAAGTTGAGATCGTTGCTTTCGAAGGGGTAGGTAAGGGAGCCATTGCTTATGCTTAA
- a CDS encoding citrate/2-methylcitrate synthase, producing the protein MSIADLFEHENKIVTQMGRSYLSERVVYRGKDLHHELKALSWIELFAYGITGKRFSPAEVKVLNFIWVSTSYPDKSIWPNHITALAGSARTTPPLALAAGIASCEAAIFGGKPFKVALDFFIRAGNAIEQGQQLSDFVDNEIRHHKVIFGYGRPLASTDERVPHLIQFLKDNPIDDLTHFHIAIEVANLLKAKKQINMNVAALYAALGVDLGFDAESFHMFMTLCFVAGMPPCYIEAKQDVEGAFLPVRCDRVVYTGTEKRKW; encoded by the coding sequence ATGAGTATCGCTGATTTATTTGAGCATGAAAATAAAATTGTGACTCAGATGGGCAGGAGCTATTTAAGCGAAAGGGTCGTTTATCGTGGCAAAGACTTGCATCATGAATTAAAGGCACTGTCATGGATTGAGCTGTTTGCTTATGGGATTACTGGAAAACGTTTTTCACCGGCTGAAGTAAAGGTGCTCAATTTTATTTGGGTTAGCACCAGTTATCCTGATAAGTCCATTTGGCCAAATCACATTACTGCTCTGGCCGGTAGCGCGCGCACAACGCCTCCACTGGCTCTTGCAGCAGGAATAGCTAGCTGTGAAGCGGCCATTTTCGGTGGAAAGCCCTTTAAGGTGGCTCTGGATTTCTTTATTCGGGCGGGCAATGCAATAGAGCAGGGGCAGCAACTCAGTGATTTTGTAGATAATGAAATACGACATCACAAGGTGATTTTTGGTTATGGGCGCCCCTTAGCCAGTACAGATGAGCGTGTTCCTCATCTTATTCAGTTCTTAAAAGACAACCCCATAGATGATTTAACGCATTTTCACATCGCCATTGAAGTGGCTAACCTCCTTAAGGCAAAAAAGCAGATAAATATGAATGTAGCGGCGCTCTACGCGGCTTTGGGGGTAGATTTAGGCTTTGATGCTGAGTCATTTCACATGTTTATGACTTTGTGCTTCGTGGCCGGAATGCCACCTTGTTATATCGAAGCGAAACAAGATGTTGAGGGCGCATTCCTGCCAGTCAGATGTGATAGAGTTGTGTATACCGGAACGGAAAAAAGAAAATGGTAA